The following coding sequences are from one Nitrospirota bacterium window:
- a CDS encoding phosphatidylserine decarboxylase family protein: MIKIAPEGYLYIVISLFVTFIISLLLLWSLKTGISETIFYLLVGGSFFSFVLSVFIIFFFRDPERNIPQEKGLFVSPADGKVIQIRDIFEKENLKSEVKEISIFMSPLDVHVNRSPCDGRVVDVIYTPGKFQAAYKDDASLKNENIALILEGEYGEILVRQVAGFLARRVVCRVKIGDILKRGERYGMIKFGSRLDVYLPKDVGIMVKLGEKVKAGETVIAREETK; this comes from the coding sequence GTGATTAAAATTGCTCCAGAAGGTTATCTGTATATTGTAATATCTCTTTTTGTTACTTTTATAATTTCGCTGCTGTTACTCTGGAGTTTAAAAACCGGCATTTCAGAAACTATATTTTATCTCTTGGTGGGTGGCTCTTTTTTTTCATTTGTTCTATCAGTTTTTATAATTTTCTTTTTTAGAGACCCTGAAAGGAATATACCTCAGGAAAAAGGTCTTTTTGTATCACCTGCTGATGGAAAAGTAATACAAATAAGGGATATATTCGAAAAGGAAAATTTAAAGTCTGAAGTTAAAGAAATAAGTATCTTCATGTCACCTCTTGATGTTCACGTAAACCGTTCACCTTGTGACGGTAGGGTGGTTGATGTTATATACACACCTGGTAAATTTCAAGCAGCATATAAAGATGATGCTTCATTAAAAAACGAGAATATTGCCCTGATACTTGAAGGGGAATACGGAGAAATACTTGTAAGACAGGTTGCAGGTTTTCTTGCAAGAAGAGTAGTGTGCAGGGTAAAAATCGGTGATATATTAAAACGAGGAGAAAGATATGGAATGATAAAATTCGGCTCAAGGCTTGATGTGTATCTTCCAAAGGATGTCGGAATTATGGTCAAATTAGGGGAAAAGGTGAAAGCAGGGGAGACGGTAATAGCAAGGGAGGAAACAAAATGA
- a CDS encoding 6-bladed beta-propeller, whose translation MNKKYLIFFIILFLFAGCATSEVAIQDSELDIRGPNPVWPPPPQTARVQYIRSISGQSDIKKKKSWFIKTMDSILGKGQTSGNLLRPYGVFADADKIYVTDPGTHFLHIFDIKEKRYLEIRNADRKDLISPIGVAVDKNGEIYLSDSILKRVFHFDKDGKYIREIGSDDLFIRPAGIAIDEERLYVIDTHKHNVLVFSKKDGSLLFNFGKKGNGKGEFNYPTNIFIAKDNLLYISDSMNFRVQIFDKNGKFISTFGKHGDGSGDFSKSKGIAVDSDGHIYVADAHFDTVQIFDKDGRLLLAFGNTGRKKGQMILPAGLFIDEQDRIYVADSNNNRIQIFQYLKK comes from the coding sequence ATGAATAAGAAATACCTCATATTTTTTATTATTCTATTTCTTTTTGCCGGATGTGCTACATCGGAAGTTGCAATTCAAGATTCTGAATTAGATATACGAGGACCGAATCCTGTCTGGCCTCCGCCTCCCCAGACAGCGAGGGTTCAATATATAAGAAGCATTTCCGGACAATCTGATATAAAAAAAAAGAAGTCTTGGTTTATTAAAACAATGGATAGTATTCTCGGGAAAGGTCAAACATCAGGAAATTTACTCAGACCATATGGAGTATTCGCAGATGCTGATAAAATTTATGTAACAGATCCTGGAACTCATTTTCTTCATATCTTTGACATAAAAGAAAAAAGATATCTTGAAATTAGAAACGCTGACAGAAAGGATTTAATATCGCCTATCGGTGTAGCAGTTGACAAAAATGGAGAAATATATCTCTCTGATTCCATATTAAAGAGAGTTTTCCACTTCGATAAGGATGGTAAATATATCAGGGAAATCGGATCAGATGATTTATTTATCAGGCCTGCAGGTATTGCAATTGATGAAGAAAGACTTTATGTTATAGATACACACAAGCATAATGTTTTAGTTTTTTCAAAAAAAGATGGATCATTACTTTTTAACTTTGGTAAAAAAGGTAACGGAAAAGGAGAATTCAATTATCCTACTAATATATTTATTGCAAAAGATAACTTGCTTTATATATCTGATTCAATGAATTTCAGGGTTCAAATCTTTGATAAGAACGGCAAATTTATCTCAACTTTTGGTAAACATGGTGATGGTTCAGGTGATTTCTCTAAATCCAAAGGCATAGCTGTTGATTCAGATGGACATATTTATGTTGCTGACGCACATTTTGATACTGTCCAGATATTCGATAAGGATGGCAGGCTACTTCTTGCCTTTGGTAACACAGGCCGTAAAAAAGGACAAATGATCCTTCCGGCAGGTTTATTTATTGATGAACAGGACAGAATTTATGTTGCAGATTCAAATAATAACAGGATACAGATATTTCAGTATCTGAAAAAGTAA
- the ilvC gene encoding ketol-acid reductoisomerase: MKIYYDKDADKKILKNKKIAVMGYGSQGHAHANNLRESGMDVIIGVKKGGAGWEKAEKAGFKVFTPSDAAKKADVIMMLVPDEYMADIYKAEISQNIKKGAYLGFAHGFNIHYGQIVPPSNVNVFMVAPKGPGHLVRSEYTKGSGVPCLIAVNQDPSKDTKKVALAYASSIGGGRAGVIETTFREETETDLFGEQVVLCGGLTSLITAGFETLVEAGYSPEMAYFECLHEVKLIVDLIYEGGISNMRYSISNTAQYGDLTRGPRIITDETRKEMRKILNEIQSGEFAREWILECRANKPVFNALTKKGEEHPIEDVGAKLRAMMPWLKKGKLVDKSKA, encoded by the coding sequence TAAGAAGATTTTAAAGAACAAAAAAATTGCTGTAATGGGTTACGGAAGCCAAGGACATGCTCATGCAAATAACCTAAGGGAAAGCGGGATGGATGTCATTATAGGTGTTAAAAAAGGCGGAGCCGGATGGGAAAAAGCTGAAAAAGCAGGTTTCAAAGTATTTACGCCATCGGATGCGGCTAAAAAAGCAGACGTTATAATGATGCTCGTGCCTGATGAATACATGGCTGACATTTATAAAGCAGAAATCTCTCAGAATATAAAGAAAGGTGCATATCTCGGGTTTGCACATGGGTTTAATATACATTATGGTCAGATTGTTCCTCCATCGAATGTAAATGTATTTATGGTTGCTCCAAAAGGACCAGGTCATCTTGTCAGGTCTGAATATACAAAAGGAAGTGGTGTTCCATGCCTCATAGCTGTAAACCAGGATCCCTCTAAAGATACAAAGAAAGTTGCACTTGCCTACGCCTCTTCAATAGGAGGGGGTAGGGCAGGCGTTATTGAAACTACTTTCAGGGAAGAGACTGAAACAGATTTATTCGGAGAACAGGTAGTGCTTTGCGGGGGATTAACTTCACTTATTACAGCAGGTTTTGAAACACTTGTTGAAGCAGGTTATTCACCAGAAATGGCTTACTTTGAGTGTCTGCATGAAGTTAAATTGATTGTTGACCTTATTTATGAAGGCGGTATCTCAAATATGAGATACTCAATAAGCAATACAGCTCAATATGGTGATTTAACACGTGGTCCGAGAATCATTACTGATGAGACAAGAAAAGAGATGAGGAAAATTTTGAACGAAATTCAGTCCGGTGAGTTTGCACGAGAATGGATATTGGAATGCAGAGCGAATAAGCCTGTTTTCAATGCTCTTACAAAAAAGGGTGAGGAACATCCTATCGAGGATGTTGGAGCAAAGCTAAGAGCCATGATGCCATGGCTTAAGAAGGGAAAATTAGTTGATAAATCAAAAGCGTGA
- a CDS encoding SAP domain-containing protein: protein MTLRELKLYAKTKGLKILNMKRENIIRAIQSLEGNTPCFGTSKVKNCDQKNCLWLQECLYYYNRLNLADNEQ, encoded by the coding sequence ATGACACTTAGAGAACTGAAGCTGTATGCAAAAACAAAGGGATTAAAGATTCTTAATATGAAAAGGGAGAACATCATTCGAGCAATCCAGAGCCTTGAAGGAAATACTCCTTGTTTTGGAACATCTAAAGTAAAAAATTGTGACCAGAAAAACTGCTTATGGCTTCAGGAATGTTTGTATTACTACAATAGGCTTAACCTTGCAGATAATGAACAATAA
- a CDS encoding 6-bladed beta-propeller — translation MPQTLMRIPYFTHYLLSTILLLLFACTPKTPLLEKPKGEYIWPPPPQTPRIQWVTQWSNSQDFKMINPLDVLIREAVLHVLFRPNGVVVDNAGNIYVADSQLHKIFVFDMEKFTLRFLGEGILDAPICLAIDNKRGILFVSDSKLNSVFGLNKNTGQVVMSPVPTGEFKNPSGLVYDEERERLYVSDSKNHIIRVFDKDGLPLFTFGKKGTEDGEFHTPSYLALDKNGRIYVVDLFNFRIQIFTPDGKFIRKFGRLGDCRGCFTRPAGIGLDSEGHIYVVDTAFNNFQIFTDEGKLLLDIGKAGIGAGQFSLPTGLYIDKKDRIYVTDTFNRRIQVFQYLKEKK, via the coding sequence ATGCCACAAACTTTAATGCGAATACCTTACTTTACTCACTATTTACTATCCACTATTTTGCTATTACTTTTTGCATGTACCCCAAAAACACCCTTACTCGAAAAACCTAAAGGTGAATACATCTGGCCTCCACCTCCACAAACTCCGCGCATTCAATGGGTGACACAATGGTCAAATTCACAGGACTTTAAAATGATAAACCCTCTTGATGTACTTATAAGAGAAGCTGTGCTTCATGTTTTATTCAGGCCAAATGGGGTCGTAGTTGATAACGCAGGTAATATTTATGTTGCTGATTCACAGCTTCATAAAATTTTTGTCTTTGACATGGAAAAATTTACTTTGCGTTTTCTCGGCGAAGGTATACTTGATGCCCCAATATGTCTTGCTATAGACAATAAAAGAGGAATTTTGTTTGTTTCAGATTCAAAACTTAACAGTGTATTTGGACTGAATAAAAATACAGGACAGGTAGTTATGTCACCTGTTCCAACAGGAGAATTTAAAAATCCATCTGGATTGGTTTATGACGAAGAAAGAGAGAGACTATATGTTTCAGACAGTAAAAATCATATTATAAGGGTCTTTGATAAAGATGGGTTGCCTCTGTTTACATTTGGTAAAAAAGGAACTGAAGATGGTGAATTTCATACTCCAAGCTATCTGGCTCTTGATAAAAATGGCCGAATTTATGTTGTTGACTTATTTAATTTCAGGATACAGATATTCACTCCTGATGGAAAGTTCATTAGAAAATTCGGGAGACTTGGTGATTGTCGTGGCTGCTTCACAAGGCCAGCAGGTATTGGCCTGGATTCAGAAGGACACATATATGTGGTTGATACTGCATTCAACAATTTCCAGATTTTTACTGACGAAGGAAAGCTTTTACTCGATATTGGCAAGGCTGGAATAGGAGCAGGTCAATTTTCACTTCCAACAGGATTATATATTGATAAAAAAGACAGAATTTATGTAACTGATACTTTTAACAGAAGGATACAGGTTTTTCAATATTTGAAAGAAAAAAAATGA
- a CDS encoding NAD(P)/FAD-dependent oxidoreductase, producing MSKEPRGAILQRDKQTYAIVPRIPMGVLTPEILEKLAMVARKYKIKIIKITSGQRIALVGMKPEEVEQVWNDLDMAIGPAEGLCVHYVQACPGTETCKFGQGNSLGLAAKIEKMYVGKEQTVPAKTKFGISGCRLNCAESFLRDFGAFAAPDGWTVVVGGNSGGRPRIGNIIAEKLNDEEAFKLIERCLDYYSKNAKTRERMPRFIERIGVEEFKKAVLK from the coding sequence ATGAGCAAGGAACCAAGAGGGGCCATTCTTCAGAGGGATAAACAGACATATGCCATTGTTCCCAGAATACCGATGGGTGTATTGACACCTGAAATTCTTGAAAAGCTTGCGATGGTTGCACGCAAATATAAAATTAAAATAATTAAAATAACATCCGGTCAGCGTATTGCACTGGTCGGTATGAAACCAGAAGAGGTTGAACAGGTATGGAATGATCTGGATATGGCAATAGGACCTGCTGAGGGATTATGTGTCCATTATGTTCAGGCATGTCCAGGAACAGAAACATGTAAATTCGGGCAGGGTAATTCACTTGGACTTGCTGCAAAAATAGAAAAAATGTATGTTGGAAAGGAACAGACCGTTCCTGCAAAAACAAAATTCGGCATTTCAGGATGCAGGCTTAATTGTGCAGAGAGTTTTCTGAGAGATTTTGGTGCCTTTGCAGCACCTGATGGCTGGACAGTAGTAGTTGGAGGGAATTCAGGCGGGAGACCACGAATTGGTAATATAATAGCAGAAAAACTAAATGATGAAGAGGCATTTAAGTTAATAGAGAGATGTCTTGATTACTATTCGAAGAATGCGAAAACAAGAGAAAGGATGCCAAGATTTATTGAACGAATTGGAGTAGAGGAATTTAAAAAGGCAGTGCTAAAATAA
- a CDS encoding cytochrome C: MVKKKVFIMNIVILFLISSSLNANSGIKRPHGDESKLLKGCASCHKGHGIYNTPMLSVRKELFCFKCHGHSIYVENAKRSGDIANDVKTEDIQKEFEKPYHHPIEKTGIHRYDEIIPEVDGAMPRHSDCVDCHHHHYVKKENKMSGIRGINKDGVKVRITSEYELCFKCHSYSANLPSNQTNKAEILNPSNPSFHPIIAPGTNTDVPSLIPPLSTSSLIKCTDCHNNDEPSGPKGPHGSIYKYILSKNYTTIDSSEGPFQYELCYSCHRRSSILSNESFQLHNLHISNVGTSCRTCHNPHGSIQYTHLIDFNRATVMPSKSMQLEYRDLGIRAGQCFLNCHGHEHDPAVYPSAISGTILHKPSFQPKRFPSRR, from the coding sequence ATGGTAAAGAAAAAAGTTTTTATTATGAATATCGTTATCCTTTTTCTTATCTCCTCTTCTCTTAATGCTAACTCCGGGATTAAAAGGCCGCATGGTGATGAGAGTAAACTTCTCAAGGGGTGTGCAAGTTGTCATAAAGGTCATGGAATATATAATACACCCATGCTTTCGGTTAGAAAAGAATTATTTTGCTTTAAATGCCATGGACATAGTATTTATGTAGAAAATGCTAAAAGATCTGGAGACATTGCTAATGACGTCAAAACAGAGGATATACAGAAAGAATTTGAAAAACCTTACCATCACCCTATTGAAAAAACAGGTATTCATAGATATGATGAAATAATTCCAGAAGTAGATGGAGCTATGCCGAGACATTCAGACTGTGTTGATTGCCACCATCATCACTATGTAAAAAAGGAAAACAAGATGTCAGGTATCAGGGGTATAAATAAAGATGGAGTTAAGGTGAGGATAACTTCTGAGTATGAACTCTGCTTTAAGTGTCATTCTTATAGCGCTAATCTCCCTTCAAACCAAACCAATAAAGCAGAAATCCTTAATCCATCAAATCCTTCTTTTCATCCGATTATAGCGCCTGGAACTAACACTGATGTGCCAAGTCTTATCCCTCCTCTATCTACATCGAGCCTTATTAAATGCACTGACTGTCATAACAATGATGAACCTTCAGGTCCAAAAGGGCCTCATGGTTCTATTTATAAATATATTTTATCCAAGAATTATACGACTATTGATAGTTCAGAAGGTCCATTTCAATATGAACTCTGTTACAGTTGTCACAGAAGGAGTAGTATTTTAAGTAATGAAAGTTTTCAGTTACATAATCTTCATATATCGAATGTGGGCACTTCCTGCAGGACGTGTCATAACCCTCATGGGAGTATACAATATACACATCTGATAGATTTTAATAGGGCAACTGTTATGCCATCAAAAAGTATGCAACTTGAATACAGAGATTTAGGTATTAGAGCCGGCCAATGTTTTCTAAACTGTCACGGACATGAACATGACCCGGCTGTCTATCCCTCAGCAATATCAGGGACCATTTTACACAAACCTTCTTTTCAACCTAAACGATTTCCTTCACGTCGTTAA